One region of Bdellovibrio bacteriovorus genomic DNA includes:
- the hemC gene encoding hydroxymethylbilane synthase, translating into MRIKISARKSDLARLQAYTVGEALQKKHPALEVEYRFKESLGDINLTDPLWKIPEKGVFTEDFYGELLRDETDMVVHSWKDLPTEGKVDTLIAATLPRADQRDLLLLKTSHFEKIKANRALKVFSSSPRREYNLTDFFKSHLPFNLQSVKFESVRGNIPTRVRKLLESSETDGLIVAKAALDRLLTAPQAEFKEVQELLRGYMQQLTWAVLPLSINPNAAAQGALAVEILTTRRDLNDLLKSIHDEDTYRCAQKEREILSSFGGGCHQKIGVAVMTRPYGDITLLKGLTDQGQVLDARELQLKDKAPQFNENQMWSSDVKADRNNLHFSGLPVNTNAVFVARSEAWPSELQSPGFVWTAGLKTWKNLAQKGIWVHGSSESLGEQENARIDILAGTSLQWAKLSHDEGFAANSAELPLVATYTLKPTGSLEGLTDKESFFWSSGSQFLQAAQEAPEILNKNHACGPGNTYKVIRAYMENKNAFDPSRLRIFLDQDDWRKQCTK; encoded by the coding sequence ATGCGCATAAAAATTTCCGCTCGCAAGAGCGATTTGGCTCGCCTTCAGGCTTACACCGTTGGCGAAGCACTTCAAAAAAAACATCCTGCTTTGGAAGTCGAATACCGTTTCAAAGAATCCCTGGGTGATATCAATCTGACAGATCCTTTGTGGAAAATTCCTGAAAAAGGTGTCTTCACTGAAGATTTCTACGGCGAGCTTTTGCGCGACGAAACCGATATGGTTGTGCACTCTTGGAAAGACCTTCCTACAGAGGGCAAAGTCGACACTCTGATTGCCGCGACTTTGCCGCGCGCGGATCAAAGAGATCTTTTACTTTTAAAAACTTCGCACTTTGAGAAAATCAAAGCGAACAGAGCTTTGAAAGTTTTCAGCTCTTCTCCTCGTCGTGAATACAACCTCACCGACTTTTTTAAATCTCATCTTCCGTTTAATTTGCAGTCCGTGAAGTTTGAAAGCGTGCGTGGAAATATCCCTACTCGCGTTCGTAAACTTTTAGAAAGCTCTGAAACCGATGGCCTGATCGTGGCCAAAGCGGCTTTAGACCGTCTGTTAACAGCCCCTCAGGCCGAGTTTAAAGAAGTTCAAGAATTGTTGCGCGGTTATATGCAACAACTGACTTGGGCTGTACTGCCATTAAGTATAAATCCGAATGCGGCTGCTCAAGGGGCTTTGGCGGTAGAAATCCTGACAACTCGCCGTGACCTCAATGATCTTTTGAAATCCATCCATGATGAAGACACATACCGCTGCGCTCAAAAAGAGCGTGAGATTCTTTCGAGTTTCGGTGGTGGCTGCCATCAAAAAATCGGCGTCGCCGTGATGACCCGCCCTTATGGCGATATCACTTTGCTTAAAGGCCTGACCGATCAGGGGCAAGTCTTGGATGCCCGCGAGCTTCAGCTGAAAGATAAAGCGCCTCAGTTTAATGAAAACCAAATGTGGTCAAGTGACGTCAAAGCCGACCGCAACAATCTGCACTTTTCTGGATTGCCAGTGAACACGAACGCGGTTTTCGTGGCTCGTAGTGAAGCTTGGCCTTCCGAACTTCAATCCCCCGGATTTGTTTGGACTGCAGGGCTTAAAACATGGAAAAACTTGGCCCAAAAAGGTATATGGGTTCACGGCTCTTCAGAAAGCCTGGGGGAGCAAGAAAACGCACGCATTGATATTCTTGCGGGAACATCTTTGCAGTGGGCGAAACTTTCGCACGACGAAGGCTTTGCTGCGAACTCCGCTGAACTTCCTTTGGTAGCGACTTACACGTTGAAACCAACAGGCAGTTTGGAAGGCTTAACTGATAAAGAAAGCTTTTTCTGGAGTAGCGGCAGCCAGTTCTTGCAAGCTGCGCAAGAGGCGCCAGAAATTTTAAACAAAAACCACGCCTGTGGCCCGGGCAACACTTACAAAGTGATCCGCGCTTACATGGAAAATAAAAACGCTTTTGATCCTTCCCGCTTAAGAATTTTCTTGGATCAAGACGACTGGAGAAAACAATGCACAAAGTAA
- the hemH gene encoding ferrochelatase yields the protein MSKKGVLLLNIGSPRTYQVDDVKAYLKTFLMDKDIINIPFFVRWPLVHGIIVPRRAPFSAENYKKIWMENEGSPLTVYTNRFAKALQESLGTGYSVKVGMRYSDPLIGKALEEFSSEGISSLLIVPLYPQYAEATTGSSVKEVNRWLKKLNLDTPTSVLPPFYADDSFIKPSVRLVKESTSGKNFDHYLFSFHGLPESQVRKVHGCLRTEDCCFDQDACAKNCYRAQCYATATKMAESLNLPDSHWSVSFQSRLGRAEWIKPATDHTLEVLAQKGKKSVAVVCPSFVADCIETLEEIGIGGQEIFEHNGGTDYQLVPCVNDDREWIEGFAGLLRNQK from the coding sequence ATGTCTAAAAAAGGCGTTTTGCTTTTAAATATTGGAAGTCCCCGCACTTATCAAGTTGACGATGTGAAGGCCTACCTTAAGACCTTCCTAATGGATAAAGATATTATTAACATCCCCTTCTTCGTGCGCTGGCCTTTGGTTCACGGGATCATCGTTCCTCGTCGCGCTCCTTTTTCGGCCGAAAATTATAAGAAGATCTGGATGGAAAACGAGGGCTCTCCGCTAACCGTATATACAAATCGTTTTGCCAAGGCTTTGCAGGAGTCCTTGGGCACTGGTTACAGCGTAAAAGTGGGAATGCGCTATTCTGACCCGCTTATAGGCAAAGCTTTGGAAGAGTTTTCGAGCGAAGGCATTTCTTCTCTTTTGATAGTGCCTCTGTATCCCCAATACGCCGAGGCGACGACAGGTTCTTCTGTCAAAGAAGTAAATCGCTGGTTGAAAAAGCTGAATCTAGACACACCTACCAGCGTTCTTCCTCCGTTTTATGCGGATGATTCTTTCATCAAGCCTTCCGTAAGATTAGTGAAAGAATCCACATCGGGAAAAAACTTTGATCACTACTTGTTTTCTTTCCATGGTTTGCCTGAAAGCCAAGTGCGCAAAGTTCACGGTTGTCTTCGTACGGAAGACTGCTGTTTTGATCAAGATGCTTGCGCAAAGAATTGTTACCGCGCCCAATGTTATGCCACGGCCACTAAGATGGCCGAAAGCTTGAATCTTCCAGACAGTCATTGGAGCGTTTCTTTTCAATCAAGACTAGGAAGAGCGGAGTGGATTAAACCTGCAACGGATCATACCTTAGAAGTGCTTGCGCAAAAGGGTAAAAAATCCGTCGCTGTGGTCTGCCCTTCCTTTGTTGCTGATTGCATCGAAACTTTAGAAGAGATTGGCATCGGTGGCCAAGAGATCTTTGAGCACAATGGCGGCACCGACTATCAGTTAGTTCCCTGTGTGAACGACGATCGCGAATGGATCGAAGGCTTTGCCGGTCTTTTAAGGAATCAAAAATAA
- a CDS encoding sensor histidine kinase, whose product MLQKLLKPQVKTALAIVWFVFTFSLVAWWWVFFLLRLNPNTTTLEQMKMSHRMFVWEGSILLAAILFGGVSLVVFTYRDQKRHQRLRFFFSTFSHDIKTSIARLRLQAEVLEEETTNASSPILKRLISDIQRLDLQLENSLLLANLEDGELLHEDVSLRSIFSSLRNEFPELSIELEREATIRGDHRALLSVFKNLLQNSVLHGKATTVRIKIKTLSDNRIELQMQDDGLGFKGPVHKLGSEILKSQDARSNGLGLLITSRLLNRMNGHIRYDSRENEGFRSFIELEGQLK is encoded by the coding sequence ATGTTACAGAAGCTCCTTAAACCTCAAGTGAAAACAGCCTTGGCCATTGTGTGGTTTGTGTTCACGTTTTCACTTGTGGCTTGGTGGTGGGTCTTCTTTTTACTTCGCTTAAATCCCAACACGACAACCTTAGAACAAATGAAGATGTCTCACCGTATGTTCGTATGGGAAGGTTCGATCTTGCTTGCCGCCATTCTTTTTGGTGGCGTCTCTTTGGTAGTATTTACATATCGCGATCAAAAACGTCATCAACGTCTGCGTTTTTTCTTTTCGACATTCAGTCACGATATTAAAACTTCAATTGCGCGTCTGCGCTTACAAGCCGAAGTGCTTGAAGAAGAAACGACAAATGCCAGCAGTCCTATCTTGAAGCGTTTGATCTCCGATATCCAACGCTTGGATTTGCAGTTAGAAAATTCTTTGTTATTGGCCAATCTCGAAGATGGTGAACTCTTGCATGAGGATGTTTCCTTAAGATCCATCTTTTCTAGTCTGCGCAACGAATTTCCTGAGCTTTCCATTGAGCTAGAGCGCGAGGCGACAATTCGTGGCGACCACCGTGCTTTATTAAGTGTTTTCAAAAATCTTTTGCAAAACTCTGTCTTGCACGGGAAAGCCACCACAGTACGGATCAAAATCAAAACTCTGTCTGACAACCGCATCGAGCTGCAAATGCAAGATGATGGACTGGGCTTTAAAGGGCCGGTGCATAAGTTGGGCTCGGAAATTTTGAAATCTCAGGATGCAAGAAGCAATGGCCTGGGGCTTTTGATTACCAGCCGTCTTTTAAATCGCATGAACGGTCATATCCGTTATGACTCTCGTGAAAATGAAGGCTTTAGATCCTTCATCGAACTGGAAGGACAGCTAAAATGA
- a CDS encoding glutamate-1-semialdehyde 2,1-aminomutase, giving the protein MHKVTSEELFQRALNVAPGGVHSPVRSFKGLDRAPVFFKKAEGAYLTSVEDKKYIDFCQSFGPLILGHLDPEVKEEVHRMVDTAWTFGATEIYSLELAEWITSTLPFMEKLRFVSSGTEAVMSALRVARAATGRNKILKFEGCYHGHVDNLLVKAGSGLAGAAASSSAGIPAEVAAQTVVTPLDDEQKLQEVFHNFGKDIAAVIIEPLPANYGLLVQRQEFLKKVAELCEKNGSLLIFDEVISGFRVGLQGMVEKTGIRPDLVTYGKIIGGGFPVGCYGGKKELMNMVAPSGDVYQAGTLSANPIGMRAGLTTLKKMQRLDGWNVLEKRTQKFTDTVRAGFAKKGLPLEVSHSASLFWIHGPSKTPIRTIEQIPGNQGATFKGLFLKSLEKGVYLAPNAYEVGFVSMAHTDEILEQAAQAIIDAAE; this is encoded by the coding sequence ATGCACAAAGTAACCTCTGAAGAATTATTCCAACGCGCTTTGAATGTCGCTCCGGGTGGAGTTCACTCCCCTGTTCGTTCTTTTAAAGGCTTGGATCGCGCTCCGGTATTCTTCAAAAAAGCGGAGGGCGCTTACCTGACGTCTGTTGAAGACAAAAAGTATATCGACTTCTGCCAAAGCTTTGGTCCATTGATCTTGGGTCACTTAGATCCCGAAGTAAAAGAAGAAGTTCACCGCATGGTCGACACCGCTTGGACTTTCGGAGCCACAGAGATTTACTCTTTGGAACTTGCGGAGTGGATCACGAGCACATTGCCTTTCATGGAAAAATTACGTTTCGTTTCTTCAGGAACAGAAGCGGTAATGAGTGCTTTGCGCGTGGCTCGCGCGGCGACAGGTCGTAATAAGATTTTAAAATTCGAAGGCTGCTATCACGGTCACGTCGACAATCTTTTGGTAAAAGCCGGAAGCGGACTTGCGGGTGCAGCGGCTTCTTCGAGTGCCGGCATTCCCGCGGAAGTCGCCGCACAAACTGTCGTGACTCCGTTAGATGACGAACAAAAACTTCAAGAGGTCTTCCACAATTTCGGTAAAGACATCGCGGCAGTTATCATTGAACCACTTCCTGCCAACTATGGTCTTTTAGTTCAAAGACAAGAATTCTTAAAGAAAGTCGCTGAACTTTGCGAAAAGAACGGAAGCCTTTTGATTTTTGATGAAGTCATTTCTGGTTTCCGCGTCGGACTTCAAGGCATGGTTGAAAAAACCGGCATCCGCCCTGACCTTGTGACTTACGGTAAAATTATCGGTGGTGGTTTCCCTGTAGGTTGTTACGGTGGAAAAAAAGAATTGATGAACATGGTCGCTCCAAGCGGAGACGTTTATCAAGCTGGCACGTTGAGTGCGAATCCAATTGGCATGCGCGCCGGCCTTACGACTCTTAAAAAAATGCAGCGCTTGGATGGTTGGAATGTTCTTGAAAAAAGAACTCAAAAATTCACCGACACTGTCCGCGCGGGTTTTGCGAAAAAAGGACTTCCTTTAGAAGTCAGTCATTCGGCTTCTTTGTTCTGGATTCACGGTCCTTCTAAAACTCCTATTCGCACGATTGAACAAATTCCGGGGAATCAAGGAGCGACTTTCAAAGGTCTCTTCCTGAAGTCTTTGGAAAAAGGCGTTTACCTGGCTCCAAATGCTTACGAAGTCGGATTTGTTTCTATGGCTCATACAGATGAGATTTTAGAACAAGCTGCTCAAGCTATTATCGACGCCGCTGAATAG
- a CDS encoding response regulator transcription factor, which yields MRKILLVEDDTSLGETLTERLKKEYDVSWAKSLSEGWTTFNHSKDFDLVILDVGLPDGTGFELAAKIRQISNVLFLFLTAQADAESRLKGFELGAQEYIPKPFHLKELLIRVKHVLDAHAPAREVELETCTVNFTNMTVQKKSGQIEYPPVTDLKILQLLIEKAPRVLSRDEIMNEIWGVDKNPSHRTIDNIIVRLRQLLGDDGEKHIRSVRGVGYQWSVEENV from the coding sequence ATGAGAAAGATCCTTTTAGTCGAAGATGATACTTCCTTGGGTGAAACGCTGACGGAACGTCTTAAAAAGGAATATGACGTCAGTTGGGCGAAGTCTTTATCAGAAGGCTGGACGACGTTTAACCACAGCAAAGATTTTGATCTGGTTATTTTGGATGTCGGCTTGCCTGATGGAACTGGGTTCGAGCTGGCCGCAAAAATACGTCAGATTTCAAACGTCTTATTTCTATTCCTGACTGCGCAAGCCGATGCAGAATCCCGCTTAAAAGGATTTGAACTGGGAGCTCAGGAGTACATTCCTAAGCCCTTCCATCTTAAAGAGCTTTTGATTCGCGTGAAACATGTTCTGGATGCTCATGCTCCGGCTCGTGAAGTGGAATTGGAAACTTGCACTGTGAACTTCACGAACATGACGGTGCAAAAAAAATCAGGCCAGATCGAATATCCACCTGTGACGGACCTCAAAATCCTACAGCTATTAATTGAAAAAGCCCCCCGCGTTCTTAGCCGCGATGAAATCATGAACGAAATCTGGGGTGTAGATAAAAATCCAAGTCATCGCACTATCGATAATATTATTGTCCGCCTTCGCCAGCTTTTGGGCGATGACGGTGAAAAACACATCCGTTCTGTACGGGGTGTGGGTTACCAATGGTCCGTGGAGGAAAATGTATGA
- a CDS encoding protoporphyrinogen/coproporphyrinogen oxidase — MKKISVIGAGFAGLSLSLRLAQKGFEVDIYEQGPRVGGLIGTDKNQFGLAEQAANSMIRTAHAEALFKDIGLTPLSALESSKKRFIFREKPRPWPLYFSETVKFIGKLLFNLTRGKKNFSPRENETLQSWGYRIIGAPATQFILSPGMQGIYGNATDELSASLILGPLINRKKKDKSQPQYKGIMTGPEGMQDVIDHLEAKLKELGVRIHLNSNVKVKELSGPVVVATSAQSASEILKSSHADVAAKLSRIQMSSLMSVTVYFAKAQNTYPGFGCLIPRYYGLKALGILMNSYIFAGRDKTYSETWIFGGAHDNSILDMSDAEVLKTIATERFRVLGNKETLLDYRIFRWRNALPFYNVELEKTLKDLNSQELPEGLFLHGNYLGGIGLSKILERGDKLAEEIAGRYV; from the coding sequence ATGAAAAAAATCAGCGTGATTGGCGCAGGGTTTGCGGGCTTAAGCCTCTCCCTGCGACTGGCTCAAAAAGGCTTTGAAGTTGATATCTACGAACAAGGTCCCCGCGTCGGAGGCCTTATCGGAACAGATAAAAATCAGTTCGGCCTTGCCGAACAGGCGGCGAATTCAATGATTCGTACAGCCCACGCCGAAGCCCTGTTCAAAGATATTGGGCTCACGCCACTGAGCGCTCTTGAATCCTCAAAAAAACGATTTATCTTCCGAGAAAAACCGCGTCCTTGGCCGCTTTATTTCTCGGAAACAGTGAAATTCATCGGTAAGCTTTTGTTTAATCTTACCCGGGGAAAGAAGAATTTTTCCCCGCGCGAAAACGAAACTTTGCAGAGCTGGGGTTACCGTATTATCGGCGCACCGGCGACGCAGTTTATTCTCAGTCCGGGCATGCAAGGTATTTATGGGAATGCCACGGATGAACTGAGTGCAAGCCTGATTCTTGGACCCTTGATTAACCGTAAAAAGAAGGACAAGTCGCAGCCTCAGTACAAGGGTATTATGACGGGACCTGAGGGCATGCAGGATGTGATCGATCATCTTGAAGCAAAGCTGAAAGAGCTCGGGGTTCGCATTCATTTGAATTCTAATGTTAAAGTAAAAGAGTTAAGTGGACCCGTTGTTGTTGCTACTTCCGCTCAGTCTGCAAGCGAAATTTTAAAGTCCTCACATGCGGATGTCGCAGCAAAGCTTTCTCGTATTCAAATGTCTTCTTTAATGAGTGTAACGGTTTACTTTGCCAAAGCCCAAAATACATACCCTGGATTTGGCTGCTTGATTCCCCGGTACTATGGCCTTAAAGCCTTGGGGATCTTGATGAACTCTTACATCTTTGCAGGACGAGACAAAACTTATTCCGAGACATGGATCTTTGGTGGTGCCCATGACAACTCTATTTTAGACATGTCTGATGCCGAAGTTTTGAAAACCATTGCGACAGAAAGATTCCGTGTCTTAGGAAATAAAGAAACCTTGCTAGATTATCGTATCTTCCGCTGGCGCAATGCTCTTCCGTTCTATAATGTCGAACTTGAAAAGACTTTAAAGGATCTAAATTCTCAAGAGCTTCCTGAGGGTCTGTTCTTGCATGGGAATTACTTAGGCGGAATCGGCTTAAGCAAAATCTTAGAGCGCGGTGATAAACTTGCAGAAGAAATCGCAGGTCGTTATGTCTAA
- a CDS encoding LrgB family protein: MIELLSLIMTLGFYLIARRLSTWGKEHPFLSPPVITMFAIVCVLMVFNIPYKDYFAGVRPIHFMLGPATVGFALPLFNQMARLKRVLKPLILALAVGSFVGIFSAVLIGAALGLPHDILLSLSPKSVTTPIAMGIAEKIGGAPALSTVFVMITGIVGAIAAGTVMKLMKIHDPLVKGFSMGLSAHGLGTFRAFQVNEMAGAFAGLAMALNGLMTAILIPLLLFLIP, encoded by the coding sequence ATGATTGAGCTCCTCTCTTTAATCATGACCTTGGGATTTTATCTTATCGCGCGACGCCTTAGCACGTGGGGGAAAGAGCATCCTTTCTTAAGCCCGCCCGTCATCACGATGTTTGCCATTGTTTGCGTGCTTATGGTTTTTAATATTCCCTACAAAGACTACTTTGCAGGAGTTCGACCCATTCATTTTATGTTGGGCCCCGCGACCGTGGGCTTTGCTTTGCCATTGTTCAATCAGATGGCCCGACTGAAACGAGTTTTGAAACCTTTAATCTTAGCTTTAGCGGTTGGATCTTTTGTGGGAATCTTTAGTGCGGTTTTGATAGGGGCGGCATTGGGGTTGCCTCACGATATTTTATTGTCGCTGTCTCCTAAATCCGTCACGACTCCAATAGCAATGGGAATTGCGGAAAAAATCGGGGGAGCTCCGGCTTTATCGACCGTGTTTGTGATGATCACGGGAATTGTTGGAGCGATTGCGGCCGGCACTGTGATGAAGCTTATGAAAATTCACGATCCTTTGGTGAAAGGATTTTCCATGGGTCTATCGGCCCATGGCTTGGGAACTTTCAGAGCGTTTCAGGTGAATGAAATGGCTGGTGCTTTTGCGGGATTAGCGATGGCGCTCAATGGACTTATGACCGCCATCTTGATTCCGCTTTTGTTATTTTTGATTCCTTAA
- the hemN gene encoding oxygen-independent coproporphyrinogen III oxidase has translation MIKDLLAKYDVPAPRYTSYPTVPYWETNPTKDQWIQHLRATLNERDGAWSLYLHVPYCESLCTFCGCNNIITKDHKREQPYVDMVVKEWELYTQQVPELLEKPLKHIHIGGGTPTFLSAESLLKLLRPIMNRVNVDKNDFEGSIEVDPRRTNVDQLKALRDLGFNRVSMGVQDFHPEVQRLVNRIQPLEITQKLTQAARDLGYTSVNFDLIYGLAKQTPETIRETAHATVKLRPDRIALYSFALVPWIKPAQRLFKDEDLPKSAEKRELYEIARDILLANDYVEVGMDHFALKTDNLSLAMNEKRLHRNFMGYTDQRTDVLLGLGVSSISETPYSFHQNEKVLPLYEAALNEGRIPTLRGHVLTEEDRIRRQQILKLMTEFEVEFTDADQEAKSKEFLSEMLKDHLVEIKDHKLLVKEEGRPFLRNACVFFDERLKSKQPQTKIFSQSI, from the coding sequence ATGATTAAAGATCTTCTAGCCAAATATGATGTTCCCGCTCCTCGCTACACGTCTTACCCGACGGTTCCATACTGGGAAACAAATCCGACGAAGGATCAATGGATTCAGCATTTGCGTGCCACGTTAAATGAGCGTGATGGTGCATGGTCCTTGTATCTGCACGTTCCTTATTGCGAATCACTTTGTACTTTCTGTGGCTGCAATAACATCATCACCAAAGACCATAAGCGTGAGCAGCCTTACGTGGATATGGTTGTAAAAGAGTGGGAACTTTACACACAACAAGTCCCCGAGCTTTTAGAAAAACCTTTGAAGCATATTCATATTGGCGGTGGGACGCCGACGTTCCTATCGGCAGAATCATTGTTAAAACTTCTTCGACCGATCATGAATCGCGTGAACGTCGATAAAAATGATTTCGAAGGATCTATCGAAGTCGATCCTCGTCGTACAAATGTGGATCAACTTAAAGCCTTGCGCGACCTGGGTTTTAACCGCGTCAGTATGGGCGTTCAAGATTTCCACCCGGAAGTGCAACGTCTAGTGAACCGTATTCAACCTTTAGAGATCACGCAAAAATTGACACAAGCGGCGCGTGACCTTGGTTATACGTCCGTGAACTTTGACTTGATCTATGGTTTGGCAAAACAAACGCCTGAAACTATTCGCGAGACAGCGCATGCCACAGTGAAACTTCGTCCTGACCGCATTGCACTTTATAGTTTCGCATTAGTTCCTTGGATTAAACCCGCACAAAGACTTTTCAAAGATGAAGACCTTCCGAAGTCCGCTGAAAAACGCGAGCTTTACGAAATCGCTCGCGACATTCTTCTAGCGAATGATTATGTAGAAGTCGGTATGGATCACTTTGCTTTAAAGACAGACAATTTGTCTTTAGCAATGAATGAAAAACGCCTGCACCGCAATTTCATGGGTTACACGGATCAGCGCACTGATGTTCTTTTGGGTTTAGGTGTTTCTTCAATTTCTGAAACTCCTTACAGCTTCCATCAAAATGAAAAAGTTTTGCCATTGTATGAAGCGGCGTTAAACGAAGGTCGTATTCCGACATTGCGCGGACACGTTTTGACTGAAGAAGACCGTATTCGTCGTCAGCAAATTTTGAAGCTGATGACAGAGTTCGAAGTCGAATTCACGGATGCAGATCAAGAAGCAAAGTCGAAAGAGTTCTTAAGCGAAATGCTGAAAGATCATTTGGTTGAGATCAAAGATCACAAGCTGCTTGTTAAAGAAGAGGGCCGCCCTTTCTTGCGCAATGCCTGTGTTTTCTTCGACGAACGTTTAAAATCAAAACAACCACAGACTAAGATATTCTCTCAATCTATATGA
- a CDS encoding uroporphyrinogen decarboxylase family protein, translated as MNSLFKNSLQRTPQAVPPIWFMRQAGRYHQHYQGLRAKHSFMELCKQPELAAQVALGPVAEFDFDVSILFSDILFPLEALGMGLDYTDHGPQLGFKLNPQTMAKLGPVDEAIEFMKFQKAAVKATREVLPSNKSLIGFVGGPWTLFVYAVEGSHAGSLIQSKTLINMFPQFLEKMYPLLKENIRLQFEGGAEIVMIFDTAAGEVSPLFFQEWIQPVLTRLSQDYPGKIGYYSKGTQPVFFNKAFTDLPWAGQGFDHRCYLPDSFKIQNKGFVQGNFDQSLLFMDDADFKKALSHFLAPMKAMSPVERAGWVCGLGHGVLPKTPEKNVKLFVDTVRKELSHD; from the coding sequence ATGAATTCACTTTTTAAAAACTCTCTTCAAAGAACTCCGCAGGCTGTTCCTCCTATCTGGTTCATGCGTCAAGCTGGCCGTTATCACCAGCACTACCAAGGCTTGCGTGCAAAACATTCTTTCATGGAGCTTTGTAAGCAGCCGGAACTAGCGGCGCAGGTCGCACTAGGCCCTGTCGCTGAATTTGATTTCGACGTTTCCATTCTTTTTAGTGATATCTTATTCCCGTTAGAAGCATTGGGAATGGGACTTGATTACACGGATCATGGGCCCCAATTGGGTTTCAAATTAAATCCGCAGACCATGGCAAAGCTTGGGCCTGTGGACGAAGCTATCGAATTTATGAAATTCCAAAAGGCCGCGGTGAAAGCGACTCGCGAAGTTCTGCCCTCAAATAAAAGTTTGATCGGCTTTGTTGGTGGTCCTTGGACTTTGTTTGTCTATGCCGTGGAAGGTTCGCACGCGGGGTCTTTGATTCAGTCTAAAACACTGATCAATATGTTCCCGCAGTTCCTGGAAAAAATGTATCCACTTCTTAAAGAAAACATCCGCCTGCAATTTGAAGGTGGCGCTGAGATCGTGATGATCTTTGATACGGCAGCCGGCGAAGTGTCCCCTCTGTTCTTCCAAGAATGGATTCAACCCGTGTTGACTCGTCTGTCTCAAGATTATCCTGGCAAGATCGGCTATTATTCTAAAGGCACTCAACCGGTGTTCTTTAATAAAGCTTTCACGGATTTACCTTGGGCGGGCCAGGGTTTTGACCATCGCTGCTATTTGCCGGATTCTTTCAAAATTCAAAACAAAGGGTTCGTTCAAGGAAACTTTGATCAAAGTCTTCTTTTCATGGACGACGCTGATTTTAAAAAAGCCTTATCTCACTTCTTAGCTCCAATGAAAGCCATGAGCCCTGTAGAACGTGCGGGATGGGTTTGCGGCTTAGGCCATGGAGTTCTTCCAAAGACTCCAGAAAAGAATGTGAAACTCTTCGTGGACACTGTCCGTAAGGAGCTCTCTCATGATTAA